The Methanocella arvoryzae MRE50 genome includes a region encoding these proteins:
- the mptA gene encoding GTP cyclohydrolase MptA, with translation MIIMILPDVQATKSEVAINLSRVGVTNVKKLVKVARPDKRPIILISTFNMYVDLPSERRGANLSRNFEVIDEVLEDMVKSPVYEIEDLCGEVARRLLNRHEYATRSEVHMDSELIVKRKTPQTEMQSQKVVKVFAKAIAERGEAIKVRRVIGSEVIGITACPCAQEIMRVSAENELQNLGVPQEKIDAFLNKIPMATHNQRGRGIVSIETAGEYEVPLNTLINIIEQSMSTMSFELLKRGDEYEVVRNAHANPKFVEDCVRDMARRVVTEFKDLPDDAVVKIKQINEESIHQHNAFAELSTTMGKLRTEIGQ, from the coding sequence ATGATCATCATGATTTTACCGGATGTACAGGCCACCAAGTCTGAGGTGGCGATCAACCTGTCCCGCGTGGGCGTCACGAACGTGAAAAAGCTCGTGAAGGTAGCCCGGCCAGACAAGAGGCCCATTATTCTCATCTCCACTTTTAATATGTACGTGGATCTCCCGTCCGAGAGGCGGGGCGCGAACCTTTCCAGGAACTTCGAGGTCATCGACGAAGTGCTGGAAGACATGGTGAAGTCCCCGGTGTACGAGATCGAGGACCTGTGCGGCGAAGTGGCCAGGCGGCTGCTGAACCGCCACGAGTATGCGACTCGCTCCGAAGTCCACATGGACAGCGAGCTTATTGTCAAGCGGAAGACTCCTCAGACCGAAATGCAGTCGCAGAAGGTGGTCAAGGTCTTCGCAAAGGCGATCGCAGAGAGGGGGGAGGCCATCAAGGTTCGCAGAGTCATCGGATCAGAAGTGATCGGCATCACCGCGTGTCCATGCGCCCAGGAGATCATGAGAGTCTCGGCGGAAAACGAGCTGCAGAACCTCGGCGTCCCGCAGGAGAAGATCGACGCGTTCCTGAATAAGATACCCATGGCCACGCACAACCAGCGGGGCAGAGGGATTGTCTCGATCGAGACTGCCGGTGAGTATGAAGTGCCTCTGAACACCCTGATTAACATCATCGAACAGTCCATGAGCACTATGAGCTTCGAGTTGCTCAAGAGAGGGGATGAGTATGAGGTCGTCCGCAACGCCCACGCGAACCCTAAGTTCGTCGAGGACTGCGTGAGGGACATGGCCCGGCGGGTGGTCACCGAGTTCAAGGACCTGCCCGACGATGCGGTGGTCAAGATCAAGCAGATCAACGAGGAAAGTATCCACCAGCACAACGCGTTCGCAGAGCTCTCTACCACAATGGGCAAGCTCCGCACCGAGATCGGGCAATAA